One Chloroflexota bacterium genomic region harbors:
- a CDS encoding SWIM zinc finger family protein: MYGLTGTQAARLGAAISGQRKSPRRRKPATQTALAARYQRAVEGLAKGEYTVSELRPGLYQVAKTDGTAYKVRFGAGMPVCTCPDWQRHGHGHICKHVLMASMAAARVAYVGFRTAEGPRVHVVRDGNSFLLRHVEMHSPTGFEWGYAGSGPADLALSILADCLGNEEAAEDLKGVFKEEVVSRLPSTAWMLTEDALAAFFHRHPVRLPVNIPAYA; encoded by the coding sequence ATGTACGGTCTTACTGGCACCCAAGCGGCCAGGTTGGGCGCTGCCATCAGCGGGCAACGCAAAAGCCCGCGCCGGCGGAAACCCGCCACGCAAACCGCCCTTGCCGCGCGCTACCAGCGCGCGGTGGAAGGGCTGGCAAAGGGCGAGTACACCGTCAGCGAGTTGCGGCCTGGTCTTTATCAGGTGGCAAAAACCGACGGCACGGCCTACAAAGTGCGCTTTGGGGCAGGAATGCCCGTCTGCACCTGCCCCGACTGGCAGCGCCACGGCCACGGGCATATCTGTAAGCATGTGCTCATGGCTTCGATGGCTGCTGCTCGCGTAGCCTATGTGGGCTTCCGCACCGCCGAAGGGCCGCGGGTGCACGTGGTGCGGGATGGAAACTCTTTCCTCTTGCGCCACGTGGAGATGCACAGCCCTACAGGCTTCGAGTGGGGCTACGCTGGCAGCGGCCCGGCGGATTTGGCGCTCTCCATCCTGGCGGATTGTCTCGGCAACGAGGAAGCCGCCGAGGATTTGAAGGGCGTTTTCAAGGAGGAGGTCGTCTCACGACTGCCCTCTACAGCGTGGATGCTTACGGAAGACGCGCTTGCCGCTTTCTTCCACCGTCATCCTGTGCGCTTGCCCGTGAATATCCCTGCCTATGCCTGA